Proteins found in one Dehalococcoidia bacterium genomic segment:
- the fabF gene encoding beta-ketoacyl-ACP synthase II, whose amino-acid sequence MGNRVVVTGIGMVSPVGLDVSSTWQGLISGTSGVDYITRFDPGLLATKIAAEVKNFDPGQYLDRKLYRHMDRFAQFAAVASLQAVEQAHMGIDATNAGGIGVVIGVGLGGLSTLIDQNKVLMERGPDRVSPFLIPMMIADMASGQVAILLGAKGPNFCITSSCASGSDAVGEAFEIVRRGDAQAMITGGAEAVITPLAFAGFNAARALSTRNHEPQKASRPFDAERDGFVIGEGGAVLVMESLTFATKRGAPILAEVMGYGAAGDAYHITQPAEGGEGGVRAMSIALREAGLEPWEIDYINAHGTSTQLNDKNETMAVKTVFGKEAYRIPISSTKSMVGHLLGAAGAMEAAICVLTIQHGVIPPTINLTCPDPDCDLDYVPDVARQAVVNTALSNVFGFGGHNSTLIFGRYRD is encoded by the coding sequence GATGGTAAGCCCGGTGGGGCTAGATGTATCCTCGACATGGCAGGGGTTAATCTCAGGCACATCGGGGGTAGACTACATAACCCGGTTTGACCCTGGCCTCTTAGCAACCAAGATCGCCGCCGAGGTAAAAAATTTCGACCCAGGTCAGTATTTAGACCGCAAATTGTACCGTCACATGGATCGTTTTGCTCAATTTGCCGCAGTGGCAAGCCTTCAGGCGGTGGAGCAGGCACACATGGGAATAGATGCCACAAATGCCGGGGGCATAGGTGTGGTTATTGGTGTAGGTCTTGGGGGGCTGAGCACCCTAATAGATCAGAACAAGGTGCTCATGGAGCGGGGGCCCGATAGGGTAAGCCCCTTCCTAATTCCAATGATGATAGCTGACATGGCTTCTGGTCAGGTGGCAATATTATTGGGGGCAAAGGGTCCCAATTTCTGTATTACCTCATCCTGTGCCAGTGGCTCCGATGCTGTCGGGGAGGCATTTGAGATTGTAAGGCGCGGTGATGCCCAAGCGATGATTACAGGGGGGGCTGAGGCGGTAATAACCCCACTCGCCTTTGCTGGCTTTAACGCAGCAAGGGCTCTTTCTACCAGGAACCATGAGCCACAGAAGGCATCCCGTCCATTCGATGCCGAGCGAGATGGCTTTGTCATTGGGGAGGGGGGAGCGGTCCTAGTAATGGAAAGCCTTACCTTTGCTACGAAGCGGGGAGCCCCTATTCTGGCTGAGGTTATGGGCTATGGTGCAGCAGGGGATGCCTACCATATTACCCAGCCAGCAGAGGGGGGTGAAGGTGGGGTCAGGGCCATGAGCATCGCTCTTAGGGAAGCAGGGTTGGAACCTTGGGAGATAGATTACATAAACGCCCATGGCACATCAACTCAACTAAACGATAAGAATGAGACCATGGCGGTAAAGACTGTTTTTGGGAAGGAAGCCTACCGAATTCCCATAAGCTCCACAAAGTCGATGGTGGGGCACCTGCTGGGTGCTGCTGGAGCCATGGAGGCAGCGATATGCGTTCTCACTATCCAGCATGGGGTCATTCCACCGACAATAAATCTCACCTGCCCCGATCCAGATTGCGACCTTGATTATGTGCCCGATGTGGCTCGTCAGGCGGTGGTGAATACAGCATTATCCAATGTATTTGGTTTTGGTGGGCACAACTCTACCCTTATCTTCGGCAGGTATAGGGATTAA